The genomic region TTGGGTGGGGTTATGACTTTGGAAATCTTGGCGCGTCGCCTTGCGCGGGTGGGCGTATGCCTGCGCCGTTTCCCTCGTGCGCAAAATGGCGTGGCAGCGGTGGAATTCGTGCTGCTCATCGTTCCGTTCCTCCTCATCGTCTTCGCGACGATCGAGATCGGCGTAAGTTTTGCGGCACGCCAGGTCATAGCCAATGCGACGGAGACCGTGGCTCGCAAGTTGCAGATGTCGGGCAGGATCGGAGGCATCCAGATCAAAGACGCTCCGGTCAGCGTGGACGCCCTGCGCAATGAACTTTGCCAGCAGATGCAGTTCATGGTCGCGTCCGGCTGTCCCAATCTTTCGTTCAATCTTGGAACCTATGAAGGGTTCGGCCAGGTTCCGACGGACACGATTCTCGATGAAGAGGGCAAGCTCACGCGGACTGGCATTACCGGGACGAGCGGAACCTCCACCATCAACCAGCTCAACGTTGTTTACGCATGGCCGGTGCTGACGAACATCCTCTATCTGATGCAAAGTCCCCATGCTGCAGGCGGCAAGATGCCGCTTTTTGCAACGCTTACCTGGCAGAACGAGCCTTTCCCGAACTGAGATAACCAACGCGCCCCGAAACCGGTTCAAACTTTTCGGGATGCATTCCAGAGGGATCACCAGAGCGATCACCGGAGCGATCATTGTCATGCGTAACTATCTTCGGAATTTTCTGAGTGACCGGCGCGGCCTGGGAGCGGTTGAATTCGCGCTCATCGCGCCGCTCCTGCTTCTGATTTACCTGGGTTCCGTCGACCTTGCCGATGGGGTGGACACGAACAAGAAAGTGTCGCGCTCGGCGAGCGCCCTTGCCGATCTGGTCGCCCGCCAGTTGTCGGTCACGAAGAATGATCTCGACGACATGTTCAATATCAGCCGGACTTCGCTTCTGCCCTATGGGCGGACCAGCCCGAAGATAAGGATCACCGCGATCAGGATCGATGGCGCCGCCAACAACCTGACGCCGAAAGTCGACTGGTCCTACGCCAATGCGGCGGATTTTGCCGTCAAGAAGGGTAGCACCGGCACTATTCCCTCCACGCTCGTGAGTGAAGGTTCTTATTTCATCAAGGTCGATGTCGAACTTGACTACAAGCCCCTCAATTCATGGATTTCGACGAGCATTCCGATGAGCGAAACCTATTATCTGGCGCCGCGCTATACGAACACGATCCCCTGCACCAATTGCTGAGCATCTTGGCATTGCGGGCAAAACTCAACATATAAGGACAAAGCCGATGCACGGCTCTTGTTCAGGATGAGTTTTCAATGCCCGAATTACCAGAGGTCGAGACGGTTCGCCGTGGTCTGCAGCCCGTCATGGAAGGCGCGACCGTCAGCCAGGTCGAACAGCGCCGCCCGGACCTGCGCTTTCCCTTTCCAGACCGTTTTGCCCAACGTCTTTCGGGCCGGCGCATTTCAGCGCTTGGGCGCCGCGCAAAATATCTCACGATCCATCTTGATGACGGCCTTTCCGTCATCAGCCATCTGGGCATGTCGGGGTCGTTTCGCATCGAGACGGATGAGGGTGGCGATACGCCCGGTCAGTTCCATCACGAGCGTTCCAAGCTGAGTGCGCATGATCATGTGGTGTTCCACCTTCAGCGTGCCGATGGTGGCTCTGCCCGCGTGGTCTATAACGATCCGCGACGGTTCGGTTTCATGCTCTTTGCCGAAGAAGGCACGCTCGACAGTCATCCGCTGCTTGCGGGCCTCGGCATAGAGCCGACGGGCAATCTGCTTTCGGGCGCTGTCCTGTCGGAACTCTTCTCTGGCCGCAAGGCACCCCTCAAGGCCGCGCTGCTCGACCAGCGGCTGATAGCCGGTCTCGGCAATATCTATGTCTGCGAGGCGCTCTGGCGCAGCCACCTGTCGCCGATGCGTGCCGCCGGTTCCGTCGCACAGGACCCCGAAACCATGGAGCGGCTTGCTTCCGACATTCGAACGGTGATTGCGGAAGCCATTGCCGCAGGCGGCTCAACCCTCAAGGACTATATTCAGGCAGATGGCGCGCTCGGCTATTTCCAGCACTCCTTCTCCGTCTATGGGCGCGAGGGCGAGCCTTGCCGAAATCCTGCCTGCAAAGGCTTTGTGGAACGGGCGGTACAGTCGGGACGTTCGACTTTTTTCTGTGCGTCCTGCCAGCAATGAATGCTTGAAAAAGAAGTCCTGCCAGTCCACTTTGCCCGCCAACCAGCCAGCCGTTGATGGAGGAGTTCAAATTCATGGCCTATGAAACGATCATCGTTGAGACACGCGGCAGCGTGGGCCTCATTCGTCTCAATCGTCCGCAGGCGCTCAATGCGCTGAACCGCAAGGTGCTTGAGGAATTGACGGAAGCTCTCGGCGCTTTCGATGCGGACGGCAAGATCGGCGCAATCGTCCTCACCGGCTCCGAAAAGGCTTTTGCCGCCGGTGCCGACATCAAGGAAATGCAGCCTATCGATTTCGTGGACGCCTATCTTCAGGATATGTTCGCCGACTGGCAGAAGGTGGACCGTGTCCGCAAGCCGATCATCGCGGCGGTTTCGGGCTATGCGCTGGGTGGCGGCTGTGAACTTGCCATGATGTGCGATTTCAT from Brucella intermedia LMG 3301 harbors:
- a CDS encoding TadE/TadG family type IV pilus assembly protein — its product is MTLEILARRLARVGVCLRRFPRAQNGVAAVEFVLLIVPFLLIVFATIEIGVSFAARQVIANATETVARKLQMSGRIGGIQIKDAPVSVDALRNELCQQMQFMVASGCPNLSFNLGTYEGFGQVPTDTILDEEGKLTRTGITGTSGTSTINQLNVVYAWPVLTNILYLMQSPHAAGGKMPLFATLTWQNEPFPN
- the mutM gene encoding bifunctional DNA-formamidopyrimidine glycosylase/DNA-(apurinic or apyrimidinic site) lyase, encoding MPELPEVETVRRGLQPVMEGATVSQVEQRRPDLRFPFPDRFAQRLSGRRISALGRRAKYLTIHLDDGLSVISHLGMSGSFRIETDEGGDTPGQFHHERSKLSAHDHVVFHLQRADGGSARVVYNDPRRFGFMLFAEEGTLDSHPLLAGLGIEPTGNLLSGAVLSELFSGRKAPLKAALLDQRLIAGLGNIYVCEALWRSHLSPMRAAGSVAQDPETMERLASDIRTVIAEAIAAGGSTLKDYIQADGALGYFQHSFSVYGREGEPCRNPACKGFVERAVQSGRSTFFCASCQQ
- a CDS encoding TadE/TadG family type IV pilus assembly protein, producing the protein MRNYLRNFLSDRRGLGAVEFALIAPLLLLIYLGSVDLADGVDTNKKVSRSASALADLVARQLSVTKNDLDDMFNISRTSLLPYGRTSPKIRITAIRIDGAANNLTPKVDWSYANAADFAVKKGSTGTIPSTLVSEGSYFIKVDVELDYKPLNSWISTSIPMSETYYLAPRYTNTIPCTNC